In a single window of the Salvelinus alpinus chromosome 15, SLU_Salpinus.1, whole genome shotgun sequence genome:
- the LOC139539569 gene encoding GTP-binding protein Di-Ras1: MPEQSNDYRVVVFGAGGVGKSSLVLRFVKGTFRDTYIPTVEDTYRQVISCDKSVCTLQITDTTGSHQFPAMQRLSISKGHAFILVYSVTSRQSLEELKPIYQQVLAIKGSVDAIPVMLVGNKSDETQREVETTEGEAQAATWKCAFMETSAKMNYNVKELFQELLTLEKKRNMSLSIDGKRSGKQKRADKLKGKCSIM; this comes from the coding sequence ATGCCGGAGCAGAGCAACGACTACCGTGTGGTGGTGTTTGGGGCCGGCGGCGTGGGCAAGAGCTCCCTGGTCCTCCGCTTCGTCAAGGGCACCTTCCGGGACACCTACATCCCCACTGTGGAGGACACCTACCGCCAGGTGATCAGCTGTGACAAGAGCGTGTGCACCCTCCAGATCACCGACACCACGGGCAGCCACCAGTTTCCCGCCATGCAGCGCCTGTCCATCTCCAAGGGCCACGCCTTCATCCTGGTCTACTCTGTCACCAGCCGCCAGTCCCTGGAGGAGCTCAAGCCCATCTACCAGCAGGTGCTTGCCATCAAGGGCAGCGTGGACGCCATTCCTGTCATGCTGGTAGGTAACAAGAGTGACGAAACCCAGCGTGAGGTGGAGACCACGGAGGGTGAGGCGCAGGCGGCAACATGGAAGTGTGCCTTCATGGAAACCTCTGCCAAGATGAACTACAACGTCAAAGAGCTCTTCCAGGAGCTGCTCACCCTGGAGAAGAAGAGGAACATGAGTCTGAGCATCGATGGCAAGCGCTCCGGCAAGCAGAAGCGTGCCGACAAGCTCAAGGGCAAGTGCAGCATCATGTAG